The following nucleotide sequence is from Trifolium pratense cultivar HEN17-A07 linkage group LG2, ARS_RC_1.1, whole genome shotgun sequence.
CTCCAACTATTATCTACATTTACTGTATCTTATACATGAAATTGTTGTTGGTACTGAGTACAGTTGAATGTGCATTTCTGACAGTACAATGTTGCTATGAAATATTACAAGTGCGTCATTACAGTCAAATGTTCTAAGTTAGAGGTTCAACTTAAACTACAAAACTGTGCGTGCATGTATTTGTTTATGCATAATACACGAGTCATATTAAATGAGAGCACTAGTTTGTTGTGAGAATGAGAGAAGTGATCATCATAAACCAAGTAATGCATAGGTTTTAAAAAACGGTCGCGGTCACGTCTCGGTTTCGTAAAGGTTTTCGCGATTTCGGTCCGTACAGGTGTTATGACGCTAAATGCGGTCGTCGCGGTGTGAATTAAtcacattttgttttttaatataaaaaacggTGATAACGGTAACGGTATTGGCACCTGCCAAAACTGTTTTGTCGCGTCCGTTTTCACGGTCGCGGATCTTTATTTAAAACCATGAATTGTTAGTCAGAATCCATAATCTCATTTGAAGTTAAATACTAATTTATactaattgttttttaaaaaagtcgGGGTGTGAAAATTGTCAAGCTGTAAACTTTGCATTACGTTGTTACCTTCTCATATTACAATTGCATTTTAGTAAACTTTGCATTACATTGTTACCTTCTCATATTACGTTGTAAGTGTATCACTTTGACTTTGACCCTCCCTTCTTATCTTATAGAATACCCTCGCAAGCATTGATACCTACACACCTCCATCCCTGATAGCTTGAAAACCCCTGAACTGGTGATTGCTAAATGGTTATTTATCTGCTTGTTAAACATGTTGTCTTGTCCGGTTGAACATATCATTGGATTAATCTGTTGATGATTACTTATATCTTATTTTCAAATGAGGTGTGGGAAAATTGATCTTTGGTTTGTGAAATTGAAATACTACATTTAAGTATAGTAAACCTTTCTTTGCTTTGCCATATGTGGAGGAACATCATTGTCTAACGTGATATCTATGTTTGAATGCAGCATTTTGACTCGAGTGCAAGTGCTTTCCTATTCTCAATGCACAACGCAGACATTTCAAGATTTGGTTATTTTGTCTGCACATCTTGaatttcaatattaaaataagtaTAAATccggacaataaaagagtttgcaATAAGAAatcaattgaatttatacctaaattgtacaaaatacaaaaccaagcattcgtaaggtagttcctcgactccacctaacttaggaaaaataaattacaaaaattggccttggagttccttgaccTCCTTgtctcctccttagagttctcctaactctagagtggATATTAAAAGTTCTgaatatttttgaatgaataatagtggatgaagaagactctatttatatattttcagttggatttgggctttttctgcgtgtccatcgcacccatcgtggccagaatggcgtgtattttcgcctcatcgtggtacgatggaagatttgatcaggattttctgcgttcttttcaagtcatcatcgtgccacgatgacaagtcatcgtggtaccATGGAACAagtttgttgcagattttcttcaattttaaccGCATTCTCATCGCGCCACACTGGACCTCATCTTAGGTACGATGGCTTGCGctgtttattatgtttttgccctttttgttgcgttttccacttttcttggttttgggccaagtaacttcacttttccaggtatttaTTTGCTTCTGGGCTTCAACTGTTATTAAAActacctaaattactactaaaaacaacaTATCATTGTAAAAATGCATGTGACTAAAAAGtttgaataaaaaaagtgaCTCATAAAATGCATATTTACTTTAtatatttatcttataatttcttttatatattttgctttcaaaatttaattattttcattactAAATTATACCTATAAACTCAGTCATCCTTAAACATAATTTGTGTCTCTTTCCCTATCGTATTTGAATTATGTGCAGTTGACCGCATGTAGTCAGTAAATTTGGGCCGTCTTATCAAGATCAAACGGTTCAAATTTtatgattaattttaaatataaactcGGTCCTCCTTAAACATAATTTGTGTCTCTTTCCCTACCGAATTTGAATTTTGTGCAGTTGACATGCATGTAGTCAGTAAATATGGGTCGTCTGGTCAAGATCAAACAGTTCAAATTTTaagattaattttaattataaaatttgattttaaaatttgaactatCTAATCTTGATCAAACAATTTACATATAGTCGACTGCACTGCGGTCAATATATTATGATTGCAGTGAACCCCAATCCGTCCGTACTATGTGTCATAGAAGCTAAGAAGTTTCTAGCATACCATCACACACCACATgtggaaagaaaaaatatctaagaagtttttttgactaaaaaaccATCTAAGAAGTTTATTACCTCTATCTTTGCCATACCTTAAACACCAATATTATACATACAACCATGGAAGTTTATCCTAAGAATTTTCACATTGCAGTTTTTCCATGGCTTGCTTTTGGTCACATAAGTCCATTCTTTGAGCTTGCTAAACTTATAGCTCAAAAGGGTCACAAAATTTCCTTTATTTCAACACCTAGAAACATGAAACGTCTCTCTAAACTACCTCAAAATTTACAACCTTTGGTAAACTTGATAGAACTTCCACTTCCTCATATAGAAAATCTCCCTAAGAATGCAGAAGCCACTATGGACATTCCAACACACATTGTTCCATATCTCAAGAAAGCATTTGATAGTCTTCAACAACCTTTGATTGAATTTTTGGAAAAATCCAAACCTGATTGCTTCATATATGACTTTGCACCTTATTGGTTACCACCAATATTATCAAAGCTTGGCATCTTAAGtatatttttctcaatttatAGTGCATTTGGTATGTCTTTTGCAGTGGAATTCATACGTGGAAGAAAGTCAAATGATGATGACAGTATTCTTTCTGCTGTACACTATGAACAAAATGAATCTGGTGTTTCAGATAAGCTCAGAGTCAAAGAAACCTGTTTTGGTGCTGATTTTATTGCTATAAGAAGTTGCATGGATGGAGATTGAAGGTAAGTATATCTTGAATCACTTGAAAATTTGAGCAAGAAAAAAGTTATTCCAGTTGGATTATTGCCACCTTCACTACAATTCAGTGAAGACAAAAAGGATGAGAATTGCTATACAATCTTTAAGTGGTTGGATAAAcaggtactccctccgttcctttttatttgtcgttttagatTTCTATATGCCAACGCACAACTTTGGTTACTGATATCTTTAAGTGGTTGGATAAACAGGAAAAAAAGTCGGTGATTTATGTTGCATTTGGAAGTGAAGTGACATTAAGTGATGAAGAATTTTTTGAGATAGCTAAAGGATTAGAGTTATCTAGTTTTCCTTTTCTTTGGATTGTGAAAAACCAAGTTAAACATGATTGGCTTGTTGAGAATCAATTAAATAAGAATGGATCACCACAGTTGAGAATCTTAGCACATGAGTCAATTGGAGGATTTTTAACACACTGTGGTTGGAGTTCAGTGATAGAGAGTCTTAAATTTGGATGTCCACTTATTAGGTTACCATTTGAAAATGAAGAATGTtatctcataagtttgaagagatgcatcatattttctttttatggatcGTAGTGGAGCAGTCGTAAGTTGCTTTGCTTTTTTACTATAAtgtatttcttattattttcaaaaagagtTAGAGGCGGTTTGCTAACAATATTGCTTGTGAGAAagattgaaataagtttcaattATAGAATAATATAATGTGATTCATAGAtattagtttttcatttttcatcatttgatCAAATTCTTTGAAAGTATGTACCAAATAACATAGTCGCTTATTCTACTCTATGTAATTAAACATaacttatatttaacaataatacaatttttgtgTTGATATATTAACCTTTTTTCCTCTCAAACTTttacttggtgaaattttatctcAACTTTTATTTGTGAggattttttagtttattgttcagtttacatttttttaattgcttaattcttttttttttagttttttttctttgcgaGGTTTACCTCCGTCCAATTTTGTTTATGTAATTGAAGTGTGGATTGTTTAAATAATTACGAAGAAATTTGTtagtataattcaataataatcatcaaattaccaagaaatatatatttcatcaatcaaaatcacCATTGTTAGTGCAAATCAATAATAACCATcaattactaatatataaatcgTTATATTTAACAATGGAGAATGAgcacacaaaataaaaagaaatacatatataattagtATAAAATGTTAAGAGTTGGTAGACTAATTTATACTTTAGAGTAATTTTtaccacaatttttttaatgatttattaTCGTTATAAGAAACTTGATCTTCtcatacattcatttttcttattgtaaCTAATTTACAAATGAATTAAGGTGGATTTGTGGTTTTATTTTCACGGTTACTTcaaaagacaaatttaattgaatataaatgaATAACTGCTCTATCACAAAGAATAggtaatatcaaaattaaaatgttttttctttgttacaaatttttttttttgacacaatttttttctgttacaattaaaatgatggttttgttgttttaataattttagtgaTATTTTCCTTGAAAAAATAAGTGATATTGTTGTAGGGTAGTAAGTAAAAATTGTCTTCAAACTTGTTTGATACTTTACTAcagatgaataaaaaaaaatagtttgtaaaaaaaaaatagtttgtaaaaaaaaaaattagtacatATAAATATGGTA
It contains:
- the LOC123904345 gene encoding LOW QUALITY PROTEIN: putative UDP-rhamnose:rhamnosyltransferase 1 (The sequence of the model RefSeq protein was modified relative to this genomic sequence to represent the inferred CDS: substituted 2 bases at 2 genomic stop codons); the protein is MEVYPKNFHIAVFPWLAFGHISPFFELAKLIAQKGHKISFISTPRNMKRLSKLPQNLQPLVNLIELPLPHIENLPKNAEATMDIPTHIVPYLKKAFDSLQQPLIEFLEKSKPDCFIYDFAPYWLPPILSKLGILSIFFSIYSAFGMSFAVEFIRGRKSNDDDSILSAVHYEQNESGVSDKLRVKETCFGADFIAIRSCMDGDXRXVYLESLENLSKKKVIPVGLLPPSLQFSEDKKDENCYTIFKWLDKQEKKSVIYVAFGSEVTLSDEEFFEIAKGLELSSFPFLWIVKNQVKHDWLVENQLNKNGSPQLRILAHESIGGFLTHCGWSSVIESLKFGCPLIRLPFENEECYLISLKRCIIFSFYGS